A DNA window from Boseongicola sp. contains the following coding sequences:
- a CDS encoding tyrosine-type recombinase/integrase produces the protein MSELKVTINRWTRRRINAAGSRVTQKRWTVNFNCPETGQRRRLSFASKAEAETHRERVLNEITGERYFNPNTNPTVAEVVEHWIEVKRGMVKRQTIAGYRPLLKIIVGPILQGTPQERVHHALTGEKPYRDTKLLQMLGPFKVSELTTAQLRRWHNQVRNEVGAHTANRVISMLKGILALAEEDFGVRICSFPTNLAKRKSKPKKDILNPEEVAQLLTYTRIDKERGIFVAFPFLTGVRVSEQLGLLWEDVDLDRNTITIRRVLERDGTTTDQTKTEAGERDIPISPTLRAMLLEWRLNCPRADGELYRVFPGPGVPRQWPLPRIGGGGPLLYSNFLKRYWKPAFKAAGIRYVTHHSARHSFVSTLQAQGVEVGLVAKLAGHANPAVTLGHYTQAVRGGAEALAVLDAAYSA, from the coding sequence ATGTCTGAACTGAAGGTCACAATAAATCGTTGGACGCGCCGCCGGATCAATGCCGCTGGTAGTCGTGTCACCCAGAAACGCTGGACCGTCAATTTCAACTGCCCGGAAACCGGACAGCGCCGTCGCCTTTCATTTGCATCCAAGGCTGAGGCCGAGACCCATCGAGAGCGGGTCCTCAACGAGATTACAGGCGAACGCTACTTCAATCCCAATACTAACCCCACTGTGGCGGAGGTGGTTGAACATTGGATCGAGGTGAAACGTGGTATGGTAAAGCGCCAAACGATCGCGGGCTACCGACCACTCCTCAAGATCATCGTTGGACCGATCCTACAGGGCACACCGCAAGAACGCGTCCACCATGCTCTGACCGGCGAGAAGCCGTACCGGGATACGAAACTTTTGCAGATGTTGGGACCGTTCAAGGTCAGCGAACTCACCACCGCACAATTGCGCCGTTGGCACAATCAGGTCCGCAACGAAGTGGGAGCACACACTGCAAATCGTGTCATATCCATGCTCAAGGGTATTTTGGCTCTGGCTGAAGAAGATTTTGGGGTTCGCATATGTTCCTTTCCCACCAACCTTGCCAAGCGAAAATCCAAGCCCAAGAAGGACATCCTGAACCCAGAGGAAGTGGCGCAACTGCTTACCTACACACGCATCGACAAGGAACGCGGTATTTTCGTTGCGTTTCCGTTTCTAACCGGCGTGCGGGTCTCCGAACAATTGGGCCTGTTGTGGGAGGATGTTGATCTCGACCGTAACACCATCACCATCCGCCGGGTGCTTGAGCGAGACGGGACCACAACTGATCAAACAAAAACCGAGGCCGGGGAACGTGATATCCCGATCTCGCCCACGCTGCGTGCCATGCTGCTTGAGTGGCGGCTCAATTGCCCCCGGGCCGATGGCGAGCTATATCGAGTTTTCCCTGGCCCCGGTGTTCCCAGGCAATGGCCTTTGCCGCGTATTGGGGGAGGGGGGCCGCTTCTCTATTCCAACTTCCTGAAGCGATACTGGAAGCCAGCGTTCAAAGCTGCGGGCATTCGTTATGTCACGCACCATTCAGCAAGACACAGCTTTGTCTCAACGCTGCAGGCGCAGGGTGTCGAAGTTGGTCTCGTCGCCAAGCTCGCTGGCCACGCCAATCCGGCCGTAACATTGGGTCACTACACGCAGGCCGTGCGCGGCGGTGCTGAGGCATTGGCGGTGCTGGATGCGGCCTACAGCGCATAG
- a CDS encoding FCD domain-containing protein: MEDIVRRTTTDAVYETLHSEIVSLEILPGTKLSETEVARRFGVSRQPVRNAFTKLGNEDLLVIRPQKATEVRGFSMERVALARLVRMAVELEVVHRAVQVWDASCEEELAENLELQEKALSDGNLAAFHTLDYDFHKLIYVLGGNPLAFEVMLECKQKVDRLCLLSLEKHSEAESILSDHREIAEGMASGNLERAQCSIRNHLSRLDETIDFIHKTHPDYFE; the protein is encoded by the coding sequence GTGGAAGATATTGTAAGACGAACCACAACCGATGCGGTCTACGAAACATTGCATAGTGAGATTGTTTCGCTCGAAATCCTTCCCGGCACAAAGCTGTCCGAGACGGAAGTGGCCCGCCGTTTTGGTGTCTCTCGCCAACCAGTCCGCAACGCTTTCACCAAGCTCGGCAACGAAGATCTTCTTGTCATCCGCCCTCAAAAAGCCACCGAAGTGCGCGGTTTTTCGATGGAACGCGTGGCGCTTGCAAGATTGGTTCGAATGGCAGTTGAATTGGAGGTCGTGCACCGCGCAGTTCAGGTTTGGGATGCGTCGTGTGAAGAGGAACTGGCAGAGAACCTTGAACTTCAGGAGAAGGCTCTCAGTGACGGCAACTTGGCTGCTTTTCACACGTTGGACTATGACTTTCACAAATTGATCTACGTGCTTGGGGGCAATCCCTTGGCATTCGAAGTGATGTTGGAATGCAAGCAGAAGGTAGATCGGCTCTGCTTGCTTAGTCTCGAGAAACACAGCGAAGCAGAATCGATCCTTTCGGATCATCGTGAAATCGCGGAAGGGATGGCATCAGGCAATCTTGAACGTGCCCAATGTTCGATCAGAAATCATTTGTCACGCCTTGATGAGACAATCGACTTCATCCACAAGACGCACCCCGACTATTTCGAGTAG
- a CDS encoding IS3 family transposase (programmed frameshift) translates to MRQTTGTRRSPGEKIVKEIKRATRKQYSSEEKIRIVLDGLRGEDSIAELCRREGISQGIYYKWSKDFMEAGKRRLAGDTARAATTDEVKDLRREARDLKEVVAEQTLELRLLKKKHDRRWGRPRMRYAASEKLEIIRLVEGSHLSARRTLAKLGIPRTTFYRWYDRYRQRGDAGLVDQAPKPRHVWNRIPDEVRRKVVKLALQETELSPRELAVTFTDRERYFVSESSVYRALKAHDLITSPAFIVLKAANEFKDKTTAINQLWQTDFTYLKVLGWGWFYLSTILDDYSRYIISWKLCTNMRAEDVTDTLDLALQASGCDQVHVIHKPRLLSDNGSSYVSGDLAEWLQDKGMKHSRGAPYHPQTQGKIERWHQTLKNRILLENYFLPGDLETQIEAFVDHYNHKRYHESLNNVTPADVYFGRDKAILRQRERIKRKTLEARRLHHRQRAA, encoded by the exons ATGAGACAGACAACTGGAACTCGCAGGAGCCCCGGCGAGAAGATCGTCAAAGAGATCAAGCGCGCGACGCGCAAACAGTATTCGTCAGAAGAGAAGATCCGGATCGTGCTGGATGGCTTGCGTGGCGAAGACAGCATTGCTGAGTTGTGCCGTCGTGAGGGAATATCTCAAGGTATCTACTACAAATGGTCCAAGGACTTCATGGAAGCTGGCAAACGGCGGCTTGCTGGAGATACGGCGCGTGCGGCTACGACCGACGAAGTCAAGGACCTGCGCCGCGAAGCCCGAGACCTGAAGGAGGTCGTTGCCGAGCAAACACTGGAACTGCGTCTTCTCA AAAAAAAGCATGACCGGCGGTGGGGGCGACCAAGAATGAGGTATGCTGCATCTGAGAAGTTGGAGATCATCCGGCTTGTTGAGGGGTCGCATTTGTCTGCTCGTCGAACATTGGCAAAGCTGGGCATCCCCCGCACCACATTTTACCGTTGGTATGATCGGTATCGGCAGCGCGGCGACGCTGGCCTTGTGGATCAAGCGCCTAAGCCCAGACATGTCTGGAACCGCATCCCCGACGAAGTCCGGCGCAAGGTCGTCAAGCTGGCGCTGCAGGAGACGGAGCTGTCGCCGCGCGAACTGGCAGTGACGTTCACGGATCGGGAGCGCTACTTCGTCTCGGAATCTTCAGTCTATCGGGCCCTGAAGGCCCACGATCTGATCACCAGCCCGGCCTTTATCGTGCTCAAGGCGGCAAACGAGTTCAAAGACAAGACCACTGCGATCAACCAGCTTTGGCAAACCGACTTCACCTATCTCAAAGTGCTTGGCTGGGGCTGGTTCTATCTCAGCACAATCCTGGACGACTACAGCCGCTACATCATCTCGTGGAAACTCTGCACGAACATGCGGGCAGAGGACGTGACGGACACCCTGGATTTGGCGCTACAAGCATCAGGGTGCGATCAGGTTCACGTCATCCACAAACCCCGCCTCCTCAGCGACAACGGGTCCAGTTACGTCTCTGGCGATCTGGCTGAATGGCTGCAGGACAAAGGCATGAAGCATTCTCGGGGCGCACCATATCATCCCCAGACACAGGGCAAGATCGAGAGGTGGCATCAAACCCTGAAGAACCGCATCCTATTGGAGAACTACTTCCTTCCGGGAGACCTCGAAACCCAGATCGAAGCCTTCGTCGATCACTACAATCACAAGCGCTACCACGAGAGCCTGAACAACGTCACACCCGCCGACGTCTACTTCGGGCGTGACAAAGCCATTCTAAGACAACGGGAAAGGATCAAACGAAAGACGCTCGAAGCGCGGCGCTTGCATCACAGACAGCGCGCCGCATAA
- a CDS encoding DUF2799 domain-containing protein: MKVTSAILAGTFAAISLAACATLDDDTCRAGDWEQIGFKDGVNGRGPAFIRQHAKACNDIGIAPVRSLWESGRQDGLKLYCTPDNAYDEGADGRHLRDVCPVEGVDVLEYQNDRGLTWYRIGRDIRQAEARIREINAELKKLPSDDPARIILTGERMALRLDILHLRARRHHFR, from the coding sequence ATGAAAGTGACGAGTGCGATTTTAGCCGGGACATTTGCCGCCATCAGTTTGGCTGCATGTGCCACTTTGGATGACGACACCTGTCGAGCCGGGGATTGGGAGCAAATCGGCTTCAAGGATGGAGTGAATGGACGTGGACCTGCCTTTATCCGCCAGCATGCCAAGGCCTGCAACGATATCGGTATCGCCCCTGTGCGCAGTCTTTGGGAGTCTGGCCGCCAGGACGGGCTGAAGCTCTATTGCACACCCGATAATGCCTATGATGAAGGCGCCGATGGACGTCATCTACGCGATGTCTGCCCCGTTGAAGGGGTGGACGTGTTGGAATATCAGAACGACCGCGGATTGACCTGGTATCGGATTGGGCGCGATATCCGACAGGCCGAGGCGCGCATTCGCGAGATCAATGCGGAATTGAAAAAGCTGCCGTCAGATGATCCAGCCCGCATCATCCTGACTGGCGAAAGAATGGCATTGCGGTTGGACATCCTGCATCTGAGGGCAAGGCGACACCATTTCAGATAA
- a CDS encoding FAD-dependent oxidoreductase — MDKFDVLVMGGGFRSVAAAWGYAKQGRKTALVEGAPKIGGFMSPINWDGYWIDKGPQFFDNFQPADVELMNEMIGPDVLMEIGFEYGSYTNGELNCDFAIPDWRALGNEVAYDAFQSLLRTRLGQGDNPANFNSLDDLLAFDGGPVLYPHLAKLAKKFIGRPADEVAPKAASYVSFLGRKKLFDQETSVELKKAPLLDGILAASKASVPEERANLYPRGSSLETVRVALEKALEREGVTVFTDTVLNKFDAKKKVAAGDGFEAGFDTLYFGVDIRESQRILTGQATIAEKTHILPEIFHCFVVPADSVAKPYYVVDYDPEHASSRITNFCNYMGCVDKNGYGVICVEEPVSMGDARWENAEANLDQIFAEVQETGTVTANSYQKAKSFKIPATYKFPLVGIDGPVDQFFNDVNERFGDNLVLPDPYALTRKVSEVSAYGSN, encoded by the coding sequence ATGGATAAGTTCGATGTTTTGGTGATGGGAGGCGGATTTCGTTCGGTCGCGGCTGCCTGGGGTTACGCCAAACAGGGTCGAAAAACGGCACTTGTCGAAGGTGCTCCAAAAATTGGGGGCTTCATGTCTCCCATAAATTGGGATGGCTATTGGATCGACAAAGGACCGCAATTTTTTGACAACTTCCAACCCGCGGATGTCGAACTGATGAACGAAATGATCGGCCCGGACGTTCTGATGGAGATCGGTTTTGAATACGGGTCCTACACAAATGGCGAACTCAATTGTGATTTTGCCATTCCCGACTGGCGGGCGTTGGGCAACGAAGTTGCATATGATGCCTTTCAATCGCTTCTGCGAACTCGCCTAGGGCAGGGCGATAATCCGGCCAATTTCAATTCTCTTGATGACCTATTGGCATTTGATGGCGGTCCCGTTCTCTATCCTCATCTTGCCAAGCTGGCGAAGAAATTCATCGGGCGTCCGGCAGATGAAGTCGCTCCCAAAGCGGCGTCCTACGTCTCGTTTCTTGGGCGGAAGAAACTCTTTGATCAGGAAACATCCGTAGAATTAAAGAAAGCTCCATTGCTGGACGGAATTTTGGCGGCGAGCAAAGCGTCGGTACCTGAAGAAAGGGCAAATCTATATCCTCGGGGCAGCAGTTTGGAAACTGTTCGCGTCGCATTGGAAAAGGCGCTGGAACGCGAAGGCGTGACAGTCTTTACTGATACAGTGCTCAACAAGTTTGATGCCAAAAAGAAAGTTGCGGCAGGTGATGGCTTCGAGGCTGGATTCGACACTCTTTATTTCGGTGTTGATATCCGCGAGAGCCAGCGGATTTTGACCGGTCAGGCCACGATAGCTGAGAAAACCCACATCCTGCCTGAGATATTTCATTGCTTTGTCGTTCCAGCCGATAGCGTGGCAAAGCCCTATTATGTCGTTGACTATGATCCGGAACACGCCTCGTCGCGAATTACAAACTTCTGTAATTACATGGGGTGCGTGGACAAGAACGGATATGGCGTAATCTGTGTTGAAGAGCCGGTTTCTATGGGCGATGCGAGATGGGAGAATGCAGAAGCAAACCTTGATCAGATCTTCGCAGAAGTTCAAGAAACTGGCACAGTGACAGCTAATTCATATCAAAAGGCGAAATCCTTTAAAATTCCGGCCACTTACAAATTTCCGTTGGTCGGCATTGATGGACCTGTCGATCAATTCTTTAACGATGTTAACGAACGTTTCGGTGACAATCTGGTTTTGCCCGACCCCTATGCCTTGACCCGTAAGGTGTCTGAAGTCAGCGCCTATGGGTCCAATTAG
- a CDS encoding DUF4102 domain-containing protein, translated as MSHTLNKLNHSTVKAAQPGKYNDGGGLWLHKRIDGGGQWFLRVTVHGRRREMGLGSLRDISLKDARKYAEKWRSVVRDGRDPIKERERQRREAERNLHCLADVAVDAFCLKSAPMGPNSVI; from the coding sequence ATGTCGCATACATTGAACAAGCTCAACCATTCAACTGTCAAGGCCGCGCAGCCGGGTAAGTATAACGACGGTGGTGGTTTGTGGCTTCACAAGCGGATTGATGGTGGAGGACAGTGGTTCCTTCGAGTGACTGTCCATGGTCGCCGCAGAGAGATGGGATTGGGGTCGCTTCGAGACATCTCTCTGAAAGACGCACGGAAGTATGCAGAAAAGTGGCGATCTGTTGTGAGAGATGGCCGAGACCCAATCAAAGAGCGTGAACGGCAAAGGCGGGAAGCTGAACGCAATCTGCATTGTCTTGCCGATGTTGCTGTCGATGCCTTCTGTCTGAAGTCAGCGCCTATGGGTCCAAATAGCGTTATTTGA
- a CDS encoding IS3 family transposase (programmed frameshift), with protein sequence MRQTTGTRRSPGEKIVKEIKRATRKQYSSEEKIRIVLDGLRGEDSIAELCRREGISQGIYYKWSKDFMEAGKRRLAGDTARAATTDEVKDLRREARDLKEVVAEQTLELRLLKKHDRRWGRPRMRYAASEKLEIIRLVEGSHLSARRTLAKLGIPRTTFYRWYDRYRQRGDAGLVDQAPKPRHVWNRIPDEVRRKVVKLALQETELSPRELAVTFTDRERYFVSESSVYRALKAHDLITSPAFIVLKAANEFKDKTTAINQLWQTDFTYLKVLGWGWFYLSTILDDYSRYIISWKLCTNMRAEDVTDTLDLALQASGCDQVHVIHKPRLLSDNGSSYVSGDLAEWLQDKGMKHSRGAPYHPQTQGKIERWHQTLKNRILLENYFLPGDLETQIEAFVDHYNHKRYHESLNNVTPADVYFGRDKAILRQRERIKRKTLEARRLHHRQRAA encoded by the exons ATGAGACAGACAACTGGAACTCGCAGGAGCCCCGGCGAGAAGATCGTCAAAGAGATCAAGCGCGCGACGCGCAAACAGTATTCGTCAGAAGAGAAGATCCGGATCGTGCTGGATGGCTTGCGTGGCGAAGACAGCATTGCTGAGTTGTGCCGTCGTGAGGGAATATCTCAAGGTATCTACTACAAATGGTCCAAGGACTTCATGGAAGCTGGCAAACGGCGGCTTGCTGGAGATACGGCGCGTGCGGCTACGACCGACGAAGTCAAGGACCTGCGCCGCGAAGCCCGAGACCTGAAGGAGGTCGTTGCCGAGCAAACACTGGAACTGCGTCTTCTC AAAAAGCATGACCGGCGGTGGGGGCGACCAAGAATGAGGTATGCTGCATCTGAGAAGTTGGAGATCATCCGGCTTGTTGAGGGGTCGCATTTGTCTGCTCGTCGAACATTGGCAAAGCTGGGCATCCCCCGCACCACATTTTACCGTTGGTATGATCGGTATCGGCAGCGCGGCGACGCTGGCCTTGTGGATCAAGCGCCTAAGCCCAGACATGTCTGGAACCGCATCCCCGACGAAGTCCGGCGCAAGGTCGTCAAGCTGGCGCTGCAGGAGACGGAGCTGTCGCCGCGCGAACTGGCAGTGACGTTCACGGATCGGGAGCGCTACTTCGTCTCGGAATCTTCAGTCTATCGGGCCCTGAAGGCCCACGATCTGATCACCAGCCCGGCCTTTATCGTGCTCAAGGCGGCAAACGAGTTCAAAGACAAGACCACTGCGATCAACCAGCTTTGGCAAACCGACTTCACCTATCTCAAAGTGCTTGGCTGGGGCTGGTTCTATCTCAGCACAATCCTGGACGACTACAGCCGCTACATCATCTCGTGGAAACTCTGCACGAACATGCGGGCAGAGGACGTGACGGACACCCTGGATTTGGCGCTACAAGCATCAGGGTGCGATCAGGTTCACGTCATCCACAAACCCCGCCTCCTCAGCGACAACGGGTCCAGTTACGTCTCTGGCGATCTGGCTGAATGGCTGCAGGACAAAGGCATGAAGCATTCTCGGGGCGCACCATATCATCCCCAGACACAGGGCAAGATCGAGAGGTGGCATCAAACCCTGAAGAACCGCATCCTATTGGAGAACTACTTCCTTCCGGGAGACCTCGAAACCCAGATCGAAGCCTTCGTCGATCACTACAATCACAAGCGCTACCACGAGAGCCTGAACAACGTCACACCCGCCGACGTCTACTTCGGGCGTGACAAAGCCATTCTAAGACAACGGGAAAGGATCAAACGAAAGACGCTCGAAGCGCGGCGCTTGCATCACAGACAGCGCGCCGCATAA
- a CDS encoding redoxin domain-containing protein — MLFVYRGKHCPRCKRFLNKLNAALQNWLDVLDVVVVSADIETKAAADKEEFGWEFDLCYGMTEAQMRSLGLYVSSPLSEVETTGLFAEPGAFGIRPDGTLMLVDISNGPAARPDLEELLDGMKFNIDNNRPERGTA; from the coding sequence ATGCTATTTGTCTATCGTGGTAAGCACTGCCCCCGTTGCAAACGTTTCCTCAACAAACTGAATGCGGCGTTGCAGAATTGGTTGGATGTGCTGGATGTGGTTGTCGTGTCTGCTGATATCGAAACGAAAGCCGCTGCTGACAAAGAAGAGTTCGGGTGGGAATTTGATCTCTGCTACGGAATGACGGAAGCGCAAATGCGATCGCTTGGCCTTTATGTGTCTTCACCTCTTTCGGAGGTGGAAACGACAGGTTTGTTCGCAGAGCCCGGTGCATTTGGCATCCGTCCCGATGGAACCTTGATGCTTGTTGATATCTCAAACGGACCGGCTGCCCGACCTGATCTCGAAGAGCTTTTGGACGGCATGAAGTTCAATATCGACAATAACCGCCCGGAACGGGGAACGGCCTAG
- a CDS encoding NTP transferase domain-containing protein — protein MKTAGILLAAGRSLRFGDQDKLMANLGGRPLVRHAVSTLVSLSPDILIAVASSDDVAEECDGFQLVRTANSEIQQSTSLRLGILAAQERGASRALVMLADMPFVTTRHLQAVLSNCTDTTASASGDGVRRMPPACFPAKMFPDLAAIEGETGARSILKSLPATSIIVTNQEELHDIDTQADLESAMRSLH, from the coding sequence ATGAAAACAGCCGGTATTCTCTTGGCGGCGGGTCGGTCGCTTCGGTTTGGCGATCAAGACAAGCTCATGGCTAATCTCGGGGGGCGCCCCTTGGTCCGGCACGCCGTCTCTACGCTGGTATCACTTTCACCGGATATACTGATCGCCGTCGCTTCAAGCGACGACGTCGCCGAAGAATGCGATGGTTTTCAACTCGTGCGCACTGCGAACTCTGAAATCCAACAATCAACAAGCCTGCGACTTGGAATACTCGCCGCTCAAGAACGGGGAGCATCGCGAGCTCTGGTGATGCTCGCAGACATGCCCTTTGTCACAACGCGGCATTTGCAAGCGGTTCTGTCTAATTGCACAGACACCACAGCCTCGGCGAGCGGCGATGGCGTGCGAAGAATGCCCCCGGCCTGCTTTCCGGCAAAGATGTTCCCCGATCTGGCAGCCATTGAGGGTGAGACTGGCGCGCGTTCAATTCTGAAATCGCTGCCAGCAACATCGATTATCGTAACCAATCAAGAAGAGCTGCACGACATCGACACACAAGCGGACCTTGAGTCGGCAATGCGGTCGTTGCACTAA
- a CDS encoding mannitol dehydrogenase family protein has translation MIEKPRIARQRLAPKPGIVHLGLGAFSRSFVAPVVEDAVGADGGDWGIIGASLRSPDIRDRLEVQDFVYTAVEMAPTGQHGRILNVLSEVIFAPEAHDLLLLRMADPTTRIVSLTVTEKGYCYVPGAGAMDSDHPDVLHDIQSHVPRSAIGFIVRALEMRKQAGLRPFTVLSCDNLPNNGCVTRKVVIGLARMIDPGLAAWIEDEVRFPSTMVDRIVPATTPENIGGLADDTNTVDEAPVFHEPFLQWVIEDSFVDNARPAFEKVDGVQIVRDVAPFELMKIRMLNGTHSALAYLGYLAGHETIADTAANPLFGKFIRSIWSREIIPTLEPPEGVDLERYADDLFARYSNPAIRHRTWQIAMDGSQKLPQRILGAVADNLTANRPCDGLFLAVAAWMRYVGGTDENGNPIDVRDPLSVRLRNLSNGAEGPDEAVDALLSVSEVFGSSVDPIIREGVLAAYRRLIAKGAEASVGDVA, from the coding sequence GTGATTGAAAAGCCGCGCATCGCGCGCCAGAGGCTCGCTCCAAAACCCGGCATTGTTCATCTCGGATTGGGCGCATTCTCCCGGTCGTTTGTGGCCCCCGTCGTCGAGGACGCGGTCGGTGCTGACGGAGGTGACTGGGGCATCATTGGTGCCAGTCTCAGATCTCCAGATATCCGGGATCGTCTTGAGGTACAGGATTTTGTGTACACGGCTGTTGAAATGGCGCCGACGGGACAGCACGGGCGAATATTGAACGTGCTAAGCGAAGTTATCTTCGCACCAGAAGCGCATGATCTTCTTCTTTTACGAATGGCGGATCCGACGACCCGTATCGTTTCCCTGACGGTGACTGAGAAGGGCTATTGCTATGTCCCCGGCGCGGGAGCTATGGATTCCGATCACCCTGATGTTCTGCACGACATCCAAAGCCATGTACCCCGCAGCGCGATCGGCTTCATCGTTCGCGCACTTGAGATGCGAAAGCAGGCTGGTCTGCGTCCTTTCACGGTTCTGAGTTGCGACAACCTGCCGAACAACGGCTGCGTCACTCGGAAGGTTGTCATCGGTCTGGCCCGGATGATTGATCCCGGCTTGGCCGCTTGGATTGAAGACGAGGTGCGCTTTCCCTCCACGATGGTCGATCGGATCGTGCCTGCTACCACGCCAGAGAACATCGGGGGACTCGCTGATGATACAAATACCGTCGATGAAGCGCCGGTATTCCATGAGCCGTTTCTGCAATGGGTGATTGAGGACAGCTTTGTTGACAATGCACGCCCAGCTTTCGAGAAAGTCGACGGCGTTCAGATAGTTCGGGATGTCGCGCCGTTTGAACTCATGAAGATCCGCATGCTGAACGGAACGCATTCAGCGCTTGCATACCTGGGATATCTTGCGGGACACGAGACCATTGCGGACACTGCGGCAAATCCCCTGTTTGGGAAATTCATTCGCTCTATCTGGTCGCGCGAAATTATTCCAACGCTCGAGCCACCCGAAGGTGTCGATCTGGAACGCTACGCGGACGATCTGTTCGCGCGGTACTCCAATCCGGCCATCCGACACAGAACCTGGCAAATCGCCATGGATGGAAGCCAGAAACTCCCGCAACGCATCCTGGGAGCGGTTGCGGACAACTTGACGGCAAATCGCCCGTGTGACGGCCTCTTCCTCGCGGTGGCGGCATGGATGCGCTATGTGGGCGGCACGGATGAAAACGGCAATCCGATTGACGTCCGAGACCCTCTTTCTGTCCGTCTGCGGAATCTCTCAAATGGCGCTGAGGGTCCGGATGAAGCTGTCGACGCCTTGCTTTCGGTGAGCGAAGTCTTCGGATCGAGTGTCGATCCCATTATCCGAGAAGGTGTCCTGGCCGCCTACCGTCGATTGATTGCAAAGGGCGCAGAGGCAAGTGTGGGTGACGTCGCATGA
- a CDS encoding 23S rRNA methyltransferase, with protein MPKNSSGRGARDLRVKVKSARGRKLSSTLWLERQLNDPYVRRAQAEGYRGRAAFKISELDDKYRFLVPGARVVDLGCAPGGWCQVAVKRVNALGEKSGKAIGSVLGVDLQEVEPIAGAEIHVLDFMEDDADTKVKDWLGGQADVVMSDMAAASSGHKQTDHLRIIALCETAADFAFDVLAPGGTFVAKVLAGGAESSLQSLLKKRFDKVANVKPGASRADSSEKFVVATGFRG; from the coding sequence ATGCCGAAGAATTCCAGTGGACGCGGTGCGCGTGACTTGCGTGTAAAGGTCAAATCAGCGCGCGGGCGTAAACTCAGCTCGACCCTTTGGCTCGAGCGGCAACTGAACGATCCCTATGTTCGCCGTGCGCAGGCCGAAGGATATCGGGGCAGGGCGGCCTTTAAAATTAGCGAGTTAGACGACAAGTATCGCTTTCTCGTGCCGGGTGCGCGTGTTGTGGACCTGGGCTGTGCGCCCGGGGGGTGGTGTCAGGTGGCCGTCAAGCGTGTGAATGCACTGGGCGAAAAATCCGGTAAGGCCATTGGCAGTGTATTGGGCGTGGATTTGCAAGAGGTTGAACCAATTGCCGGGGCCGAAATCCACGTTCTGGACTTCATGGAAGATGACGCTGACACCAAAGTGAAAGATTGGCTGGGCGGACAGGCCGATGTGGTCATGTCTGATATGGCCGCTGCCAGTTCGGGCCACAAACAGACAGACCATCTAAGGATCATAGCACTTTGCGAGACAGCGGCAGATTTTGCCTTTGATGTTTTGGCGCCGGGCGGCACTTTTGTTGCTAAAGTGCTGGCAGGCGGAGCCGAAAGCAGTCTTCAATCCCTATTGAAGAAACGTTTCGACAAGGTCGCCAACGTTAAGCCCGGAGCATCCCGCGCTGACAGCTCGGAAAAATTTGTGGTCGCAACTGGATTTCGAGGCTGA